Proteins found in one Roseimicrobium gellanilyticum genomic segment:
- a CDS encoding outer membrane beta-barrel protein: MKPYLFLLLAGAALLARPAHGQGLMALGQRADYEDSVPLTFIVGAGGGYDRVDYSGTDLGDYDSWFVNGAVGLLYAKNDPTTPWDVGADFGVIQYLDDTNRGEDLYYSARVSFNIKHELSRRLWVQDNAYFTYDAEPDFGVGASAGRRSGQYVYGYNKLSVGYAWSERIATTTSHTVEGIKYTDNDELGEFEDRLTNIFSQDISYALSRRTKLVGEYRFRITQYANSPAGLPSPDYTSHYILAGVDNAWSERLSSSLRVGAEIYESDRTSETAPYAEGSLTYALSRRTVARWYAQVGYDAAELGDYDSRYSYRTGVTATHHFTEKLSGTAGLHYVHSEYEGGATGGGSEDEIDAALGLSYNFWNNLSLDAGYTFTTISSDTDFGDYDRHRVNVGLNATF, translated from the coding sequence ATGAAGCCGTATCTCTTTTTGCTCCTTGCCGGAGCGGCGCTCCTCGCGCGCCCCGCTCACGGTCAGGGGTTGATGGCCTTAGGCCAGCGCGCCGACTATGAGGATAGCGTCCCGCTGACCTTCATCGTGGGAGCGGGTGGTGGCTATGACCGTGTCGACTACAGCGGCACGGATCTTGGCGATTATGATTCATGGTTCGTCAACGGTGCAGTAGGACTTCTCTACGCCAAGAATGACCCGACCACTCCGTGGGATGTGGGTGCGGACTTCGGCGTGATCCAGTACCTGGACGACACCAACCGGGGCGAAGATCTGTACTACAGCGCGCGGGTCTCCTTCAACATCAAACACGAGTTGAGCCGCCGCCTCTGGGTCCAGGACAACGCATACTTCACCTATGACGCGGAACCCGACTTCGGTGTGGGCGCCTCCGCGGGACGCCGTTCCGGTCAGTATGTGTACGGGTACAATAAGCTTTCCGTGGGCTACGCCTGGAGCGAGCGCATCGCCACCACCACCTCGCACACGGTGGAAGGCATCAAGTACACGGATAATGACGAGCTCGGTGAATTCGAGGATCGTCTGACGAATATCTTCAGCCAGGACATCAGCTACGCACTGAGCCGCCGCACGAAGCTGGTGGGCGAGTACCGCTTCCGCATCACGCAGTACGCGAACTCCCCGGCCGGACTCCCCAGCCCAGACTACACCAGCCACTACATCCTCGCGGGTGTGGACAATGCCTGGAGCGAGCGTCTTTCCTCCAGCCTCCGTGTCGGTGCTGAGATTTACGAAAGTGACCGCACCAGCGAGACCGCTCCTTACGCGGAAGGCTCCCTCACTTACGCACTCAGCCGCCGTACCGTGGCCCGCTGGTATGCACAGGTGGGCTATGATGCCGCTGAGCTCGGCGACTACGACTCCCGCTACTCCTACCGCACCGGCGTGACGGCGACGCACCACTTCACTGAAAAGCTCAGCGGCACTGCAGGTCTGCACTATGTGCATAGCGAGTATGAAGGCGGCGCGACCGGCGGAGGGAGCGAGGACGAGATCGATGCCGCGCTCGGCTTGAGCTACAACTTCTGGAACAACCTGAGCCTCGACGCGGGCTACACCTTCACGACGATTTCGTCAGACACGGACTTTGGCGATTACGACCGCCATCGTGTGAATGTGGGGCTGAACGCCACCTTCTAG
- a CDS encoding tetratricopeptide repeat protein encodes MNSRLLTQVCLVGLFVIAVLWVAGNWGSEEWNKNPIMPLVSVLVLAICGGIFFVMVILPKLGDAVGTMMYSSGEEIKADSSMRAAACMAAGDYDGAIDEYKKAIAEKPGDPFPVSEIAKIYSDKQKDPERALTYLQAHLESHEWAEDNAAFLMFRIVDIHMHEHRLEEAKDILEQVVGNFPGTRHAANAKHKINEVEQLQFKELQAQRAKQSSQGHA; translated from the coding sequence ATGAACTCTCGACTCCTCACTCAAGTTTGTTTGGTTGGATTGTTCGTCATCGCCGTTCTCTGGGTCGCAGGGAACTGGGGCAGCGAAGAATGGAATAAAAATCCCATCATGCCCCTCGTCTCCGTGCTCGTACTCGCGATCTGTGGCGGGATTTTTTTCGTGATGGTCATTTTACCCAAGCTGGGGGATGCCGTGGGCACGATGATGTATTCCTCCGGTGAAGAGATTAAAGCCGACAGCAGCATGCGGGCAGCTGCCTGCATGGCGGCCGGCGACTACGATGGCGCGATCGATGAGTATAAGAAGGCGATTGCGGAAAAGCCCGGCGACCCATTTCCCGTCTCCGAAATCGCAAAGATTTACTCAGACAAACAAAAGGATCCCGAGCGCGCTCTTACCTATCTTCAGGCGCACCTCGAGTCGCATGAGTGGGCGGAAGACAATGCAGCGTTCCTGATGTTCCGCATCGTGGATATTCACATGCACGAGCACCGTCTCGAAGAGGCAAAGGACATCCTTGAGCAGGTCGTGGGAAATTTCCCCGGCACACGTCATGCGGCGAATGCCAAGCATAAGATCAACGAAGTGGAGCAGCTCCAGTTCAAAGAGCTCCAGGCCCAGCGTGCCAAGCAAAGCTCCCAAGGGCACGCCTGA